A region of Pristiophorus japonicus isolate sPriJap1 chromosome 32, sPriJap1.hap1, whole genome shotgun sequence DNA encodes the following proteins:
- the LOC139240507 gene encoding protein Wnt-7b-like — protein MDRDEALKLSDSMLSLEGCKVPQPEDELLFPRVCVELRWRPRKERSELGRRIKGTGGREVGGHAYTLKASMKRECRCHGVSGSCAIKTCWVTLPGFREVGVALREKYGRAVPVEAVRAGRGHRPAFLKVRKTPHRKPAAAELVYTERSPDYCEESWETGSPGTRGRRCRRDGPPQEPGGCQLLCCGRGYTASQYTRAWQCRCKFHWCCQVTCGRCSERTHAYACN, from the exons atggacagagatGAAGCTCTGAAATTGTCGGACTCGATGTTGAGTctcgaaggctgtaaagtgccccagCCGGAAGATGAGCTGCTGTTTCCTCGAgtgtgcgttgagcttcgttggaggcCGAGGAAGGAGAGGTCGGAgttggggcggagaattaaagggACAGGCGGCCGGGAGGTCGGGGGTCACGCTTAC ACGCTGAAGGCCAGCATGAAACGGGAGTGCAGGTGCCACGGGGTCTCCGGCTCGTGCGCCATCAAGACCTGCTGGGTGACCCTGCCCGGCTTCCGGGAGGTGGGCGTGGCCCTGCGGGAGAAGTACGGGCGGGCGGTGCCGGTGGAGGCCGTCCGCGCCGGGCGGGGCCACCGGCCGGCCTTCCTGAAGGTGCGAAAGACTCCCCACCGCAAGCCCGCCGCCGCTGAGCTGGTGTACACCGAGCGCTCGCCGGACTACTGCGAGGAGAGCTGGGAGACGGGCAGCCCCGGCACGCGGGGGCGGCGCTGCCGCCGGGACGGGCCGCCGCAGGAGCCGGGGGGCTGCCAGCTGCTCTGCTGCGGGCGCGGCTACACCGCCTCCCAGTACACCCGTGCCTGGCAGTGCCGCTGCAAGTTCCACTGGTGCTGCCAGGTCACCTGCGGCCGCTGCAGCGAGAGGACCCACGCCTACGCCTGCAACTGA